A stretch of the Perca fluviatilis chromosome 17, GENO_Pfluv_1.0, whole genome shotgun sequence genome encodes the following:
- the cplane1 gene encoding ciliogenesis and planar polarity effector 1 isoform X4 — protein sequence MELTLDVVLSSSIKRKKPWPRFCWLGKEKESVFLLDDKRISEINMVSGRTKKRTPKLHPLLNSVVTMASSNNGMWLCGLLVSGELFLWNRDKDLLKTAAAVPEVVQITTAVQGNASRLSLHVSGDGMRVLLVAITGQVFLWECIDVRDLTGVRDGIVEGHWAHIQPVEDSILPSSKDKEASHHTIFAKTECMGDACLSAFVFTSGKKLIITFLKIQWEDGHVKVGSVGYSIQWATKTYPMSRLKPPCQPVKSRGALVPAFSPDGRLIAIVLNQRQPKATQVLFVSTQNFVSISSGLGGCGSKKIEIPSKYIRSYWVSSVSWSPGGLFLACVLKRGSLLMLARLGGLLTLTSCGCNVDFGPAHFLPLHPLVTYRAPMSADKEAASLSSSSLSVQDVLRQRYSVTWHPRLMYLIVSDGYMATVMRVLDRPSPALLLTTLLKDTSMDLEKASRILDKSQIHVRAWLESLSCLNLDSSLVTRGPNTADSVISAATDGSTLPLFLQDQGTLGGTKELLEKVQTFFEDDSDVDGPPAGSHVEDGGRLEFASMFDTLHALDTQTDTGLTSPGYEKDFVETERKTPFLHCELGKIQTKLLTAWAFGMSLGNAVENRTRLLKHTLYCVVRFAALLHLIPRSEVHTGKKNTSVSTYLLQLLKALLSFLPWDSSHSDGSCCLGLVVELSKRLIRLLLTPHPESYQTGHCQLSSRSLSTVLLILELFSDSLDHTYSLHQRTVWSSAEKESLSQPQQLWPSDAHYVPLLQDEKEEKSSFVHQARPVPQRPSSRLLGVWQWVYKVTQQYMEELKSFKGCDGWEEEQQQVSFIMSQIQTALQATGDRLEEGPALLSYPGEHFFLCGSYPKSADTWRSQICEESNKSCDRSVFKETRLCLALLYSLFSQYRLREAQELGDHMARLILYRAGHQEDNMTCITAEPLPCPWLPMDLHSDVACAVVQTLGRFMASYFTNQPLYILPPHHVAVLPPLHLPHAASVGRLVPLCQVEVARAVRQQQLSEVWTVDYAQDLLLLGGLLPETVWLAYHLGDWKTAASLSLAYTNYCADHFDFSWLRRREFHLPTALKPESIFQVELECLLGNKSDSQERRHNNGDKSFTDPSEGEDWDLLQVSIQDILKASVMAGVNVMSSPLSSSLDTAKDLCSCLPLLVPSGLYLPSPPLYCPQPSPNTQDPIGTIGQFAEVASRHKVSGVLQRLLLLLRSARCCHPAAQWYISHLRRARHVLHKIRKKYSYLSAAEEEKTFPEGLMKFVTRSGFFRQGPNKDGHLDPDTIQTIICFRELCGLCWMLHVRDQLSISCRKYQAARQHCRDEEIPVGSEVRSTCVDALRWACRFLPFSCFLNAEEILQDILLSLVSELPPLSLVADALVRAFPEEEESVRVPLREKYNSLLQRLRQCNVLEGEKQEINELMMIVIQDKFRQRRKHLGRLTRHLAPPELHLWEKKEEEEDRGSKHGMAVLRQLSLGTSLSSSTLTDCGFPPVYSDGDTVDNTSEDIAPEMHSRATTRGKKAKKVRDREHAKKTATKIESVIQEQSQPGNAKENEQPSLPVVGTWEFELEDDEYLNFLELFLSYVLEKDSADGRDSDSELPLLKCFSSQLRERELHSLTFDVLTTVHRRQRDVHHPARKHLGHDPPVFRAGCCYKPVKKDATPDLQTSSVWSEAPVSRTSLSVTSLPGMRTGRPKGLFGLRQQRHLRQGMKGGLFGSETSPIQSAFPTGQPSESVIFGSSTSVEAVIELQQGLDPKLEARFPELGRLLEWMVRWADRRLLLGHHGKKKKERGGGDGGTADEGVVIRVKASAPAVLTSLSLLEHRYTALLGTDCYSAHIRVPETQWTVAPVLQPEVDRKLERESSVDTGYPGSANTPITGLYHNLQRGELSIGSHTDEPEELTFHRTPLPNDQDQLTFDAQQRQSSSQQPSLDDLDVTPEKEGKSSDSEGMEVSSSVSNRTISGSICTPEMSLKLADLEFSENAEDLSSSTSLHSQAKRLQDPPHPEPQAHPTVQPEAAAHAEPSGSPGMLLPNTPVDPPSLQPQRSTADAPTADSTAPHQPLSNQTPQMRQRLGEDLFRLVQNINYMSLMEVLGASFSNLQLAQQSSSLAQSNMNTSHPDVPSSYATNFIPQPDASPVQTTISVPPQTQARVLDPRSNNPQFSQAPVCMFADQPATQSSGKTSPRGSQHPTIRNLPSNANGAGVNYQEMQPLSVQAVSPEIQFQESRRLIPPSQGLLATTGTSHAFHGSPVLLPSNDSIHSAPAPQVLGLKLLQLHRPPLSQQNAPHHPQGPQLLHTTTSATIETQQHKVKNHDQSTSIPKRQLSFNPPHDPTPRNSQHKSQTSERSRGQGFSLLPPALPAHTSAPMPGIRLLHFQPVPHSNTTFPKLPLPPSSRPATVIAAPWGAAPMIKLLHIESGPKMMVPEAAPSAQMTRLMSMEELTSSVIGRQIAKEARLRLLRVDPPPESARRATTFASSNSSKRQKRREENMGRTKKAEVTFRPNESIIPTQEPTNEPVNEEPAAPEEITPGQDVANFAQFGSFDSLLTGQRLLDRAVSTSAELHAFASTCKRPPECHDAFTNTDTACPPTLVDKAVSASVTLSSPRSQSSGNLQFCDKHLAQGTEETPQEPEKNLGLDGRQFISVLDLEDKDLHQDLPPCLSIRPSSPTSAQLHVLATSVIRSGDAADSQPLVTIPEDLHWRSHTDIPEESPSLSHIELTRDPERITPQDVDRYPSHSEICQAIKTQSIGPHSASSSTSPTVWFSSRLSELDAQLAALQNIADYLEMDFSNSRMLVNTIEKLTPVFAPDVKTTTAVKKTVRLTVPHQAWLPGLETSTEHAFEEEEENQEEECALQNDSTSYSHNAGPSYLHTPPKMKDQLTEASGISPVWAEENLGQTGLSDTAEILDELVREGYISLTDLDLSNSQTAHLSSRLEEQQISWMSQKRVLPEDERRELRIWMRRKHRERLAVYQKHRESLREREHKPFTTSGTVKSANKNQAAIWKTRKDKEKLMLLEKYNQRTREAYSLASDFPTSPPTLRNSSHTEGSPVPLTTRPISAPPSGSTHSVSANDKRSLKSGQAQPHLRPWTAEMQGRSSEDYYTRLGLHRPVTSLPRDRMSQVTRRGMLSHTKSHTKLHTASQSEEGHLGHQRKTGPNKGPLRGTAVGRGILREQTRMEEREEVLAGMLDEQDDGARAGVSAMDWLDNLSESASSSLSKIDWAAIERMVAAEDA from the exons ATGGAGCTAACGTTGGACGTTGTTTTGTCATCCAGCATCAAACGGAAGAAACCATGGCCGCGATTCTGTTGGCTTGGGAAG GAGAAGGAGTCTGTGTTCCTGTTAGATGACAAACGGATCAGTGAGATCAACATGGTGTCTGGTCGAACCAAGAAGAGGACTCCTAAACTCCATCCTTTGCTCAACAGTGTGGTGACAATGGCTTCATCCAACAATG GTATGtggctttgtggacttttggtCTCAGGAGAGCTGTTTCTGTGGAACAGGGATAAAGACTTGTTGAAGACTGCTGCAGCAGTCCCAGAAGTAGTTCAAATAACTACTGCCGTTCAag GGAACGCCAGTCGACTGTCACTCCATGTTTCAGGGGATGGGATGCGTGTGCTCCTGGTAGCCATTACAGGGCAAGTGTTCCTGTGGGAGTGTATAGATGTCAGGGATTTGACAGGGGTACGAGATGGCATAGTCGAGGGACACTGGGCACATATACAGCCCGTTGAAGACTCCATTCTGCCTTCTTCAAAAGACAAAGAAGCATCCCATCACACCATCTTCGCCAAGACAGAG TGTATGGGTGATGCCTGCTTATCAGCCTTTGTTTTCACATCTGGGAAGAAGTTAATCATCACTTTCCTGAAAATCCAATGGGAAGATGGCCATGTGAAAGTGGG TTCTGTGGGATACAGCATACAGTGGGCCACCAAGACATACCCCATGTCTCGTCTCAAGCCGCCTTGCCAACCAGTGAAGTCCAGAGGGGCCTTGGTACCAGCTTTCTCTCCAGATGGCCGCCTAATAGCCATCGTGCTGAACCAGAGACAGCCTAAG GCTACACAGGTCCTCTTTGTGAGCACACAGAATTTTGTCTCCATATCAAGTGGCCTCGGAGGATGTGGAAGTAAGAAAATAGAGATCCCCTCTAAATACATAAG GTCCTACTGGGTGAGCAGTGTGAGCTGGTCACCAGGCGGTCTCTTCCTGGCCTGTGTCCTGAAGAGAGGCTCCCTTCTTATGTTAGCTCGCCTTGGGGGGCTTCTCACTCTAACAAGCTGCGGTTGCAATGTTGACTTTGGGCCTGCACACTTCCTTCCCCTGCACCCTCTTGTCACTTACCG GGCGCCAATGTCTGCAGATAAAGAGGCAGCCTCTTTGTCCAGCTCCAGCTTGTCTGTGCAGGATGTCCTGAGGCAGCGGTATTCTGTGACCTGGCATCCACGGCTGATGTATCTCATTGTGTCTGATGGCTACATGGCCACAGTTATGAGGGTGCTAGATAGGCCTTCTCCTGCCCTGTTGCTGACAACACTTCTAAAGGACACAAGCATGGACCTTGAGAAGGCCAGTCGGATACTGGATAAATCACAG ATTCATGTGAGGGCATGGTTGGAATCCCTATCTTGCCTGAATCTTGACAGCAGCCTTGTTACACGTGGGCCCAACACCGCAGACTCTGTCATTTCAGCAGCCACAGATGGATCCACTTTGCCACTTTTCCTGCAGGATCAGGGGACACTGGGTGGTACCAAGGAGCTTCTTGAAAAAGTACAG ACTTTCTTTGAGGATGACTCTGATGTAGATGGGCCGCCTGCTGGTTCTCATGTTGAGGATGGCGGCCGTCTGGAGTTTGCCTCAATGTTTGACACACTCCACGCCCTggacacacagactgacactgGACTTACTAGTCCAGGGTATGAAAAGGACTTTGTTGAAACAGAGAGGAAGACTCCTTTTCTTCATTGTGAACTTGGAAAAATCCAGACTAAGCTGTTAACAGCTTGGGCTTTTGGCATGTCTCTAGGAAATGCTGTGGAAAACAGAACTCGTCTGCTGAAGCATACCCTCTACTGTGTGGTGCGATTTGCTGCTTTACTCCATTTGATCCCCCGCTCCGAGGTCCACACAGGGAAAAAGAATACATCGGTTTCTACTTACCTTCTGCAACTTCTCAAAGcccttttgtcttttcttcccTGGGATAGCAGTCACTCAGATGGGTCTTGCTGCCTTGGGCTGGTGGTAGAGCTCAGTAAACGGCTGATACGTCTCCTGCTGACCCCTCACCCTGAGTCCTACCAGACTGGTCACTGTCAGTTATCATCTCGTAGTCTATCCACAGTCCTGCTTATCCTGGAGCTGTTCTCTGATTCTCTTGATCACACCTACAGCCTGCATCAAAGAACTGTCTGGTCCTCTGCAGAGAAGGAATCTCTTTCCCAGCCACAACAGCTCTGGCCTTCCGATGCACATTATGTGCCTCTGTTACAGGATGAGAAGGAAGAGAAATCCAGTTTTGTACATCAGGCACGACCTGTTCCCCAGCGACCATCCAGCAG ATTGTTGGGAGTGTGGCAGTGGGTCTACAAGGTCACCCAGCAGTATATGGAGGAACTGAAAAGCTTTAAAGGCTGTGATGGCTGGGAGGAGGAACAGCAACAGGTGTCTTTCATCATGTCCCAGATTCAAACAGCTCTGCAGGCTACAGGAGACAGGCTAGAGGAGGGGCCTGCACTGCTGAGTTACCCAG GTGaacatttttttctgtgtggctcATACCCAAAAAGTGCCGATACATGGCGGTCACAAATTTGTGAGGAGAGTAACAAAA GCTGTGATCGTAGTGTCTTCAAGGAGACACGGCTTTGTCTGGCACTCCTATACAGTCTGTTTTCCCAGTACCGTCTGAGAGAAGCCCAGGAGTTGGGGGACCACATGGCCCGCCTGATTCTGTACAGGGCTGGACACCAGGAGGACAACATGACCTGCATAACAG CAGAGCCTCTTCCCTGCCCGTGGCTGCCGATGGACCTTCACAGTGACGTAGCTTGTGCTGTGGTTCAGACCCTGGGGAGATTcatggcctcttatttcaccaACCAACCCCTCTACATCCTGCCCCCCCACCATGTGGCCGTCCTGCCTCCACTACATCTACCTCATG CTGCTAGTGTTGGGCGCTTGGTGCCACTGTGCCAGGTGGAAGTGGCTAGAGCAGTGCGACAACAGCAACTGTCAGAAGTATGGACAGTAGATTACGCTCAGGACCTGCTTCTGCTAGGGGGTCTGCTTCCTGAGACTGTGTGGTTGGCTTATCATCTTGGTGACTGGAAGACAGCGGCCTCTCTGAGCCTGGCCTATACCAATTACTGCGCTGACCACTTTGACTTCAGTTG GCTCAGGAGGAGAGAGTTCCACCTCCCAACAGCTTTAAAACCAGAAAGCATTTTTCAGGTTGAGTTGGAGTGTCTTCTTGGCAATAAGTCTGACTCCCAAGAGCGCAGACATAACAATGGTGACAAGAGTTTTACAG ACCCTTCGGAAGGAGAAGACTGGGACTTGTTACAGGTTTCTATACAGGACATTCTGAAGGCTTCAGTCATGGCTGGAGTAAATGTTATGTCTTCACCCTTGTCTTCCTCGCTGGACACAGCCAAAGACCTGTGTTCTTGCCTGCCTCTGTTGGTGCCCAGTGGACTGTATCTGCCTTCCCCACCTCTGTATTGCCCTCAGCCTTCCCCCAACACACAG GACCCAATAGGGACAATAGGGCAGTTTGCAGAAGTTGCATCACGCCACAAAGTGTCTGGAGTTCTCCAAAGATTACTGTTacttctgagatctgcacgttGTTGCCATCCTGCTGCCCAGTGGTACATCAGCCATCTGCGCCGTGCCAGACACGTACTACACAAG ATCAGGAAGAAGTACTCCTATCTATCAGCTGCTGAAGAAGAAAAGACTTTCCCAGAGGGCCTGATGAAGTTCGTCACCCGTAGTGGATTCTTCAGACAGGGGCCTAATAAAGACGGTCACCTGGACCCTGATACCATTCAAACTATTA TCTGTTTCAGGGAGCTGTGTGGTTTGTGCTGGATGCTTCATGTTAGGGACCAGCTCTCCATTTCCTGCAGGAAGTATCAGGCCGCCAGACAGCATTGTAGAGATGAAGAG ATCCCTGTTGGTTCAGAAGTGAGATCTACCTGTGTTGATGCTCTCCGCTGGGCCTGTCGGTTCCTGCCTTTCTCTTGTTTCCTTAATGCGGAGGAGATCCTCCAGGACATACTGCTCAGCCTTGTGTCTGaacttcctcctctctctctg GTGGCAGACGCGCTGGTACGAGCCTTCCCAGAGGAGGAAGAGTCTGTCAGAGTCCCTCTGAGAGAGAAGTACAACTCACTGCTGCAGAGACTGAGGCAATGCAATGTCCTTG AGGGGGAAAAACAGGAGATCAACGAGttgatgatgattgtgattcAAGACAAATTCAGGCAGAGGAGAAAACATCTTGGGCGTTTGACGAGGCACCTGGCCCCCCCTGAGCTCCATCTGTGGGAgaaaaaggaggaagaggaggacaggGGAAGCAAACATGGGATGGCCGTGTTACGACAACTCTCACTGGGCACAAGTTTGAGCTCCAGCACCTTAACTGACTGTGGCTTCCCCCCAGTTTACAGTGATGGAGACACAGTGGATAATACATCTGAAGATATCGCTCCTGAAATGCATAGCAGGGCAACAACAAG GggcaaaaaagcaaaaaaggtAAGAGACAGAGAACATGCAAAGAAGACGGCTACTAAGATTGAAAGCGTCATTCAGGAGCAGAGTCAGCCAGGGAATGCCAAGGAGAATGAGCAGCCCTCCCTTCCAGTGGTTGGCACCTGGGAGTTTGAGCTTGAAGATGATGAGTATCTAAATTTCCTGGAGCTCTTCCTCAGCTACGTGTTAGAGAAGGATAGTGCTGATGGAAGGGACTCAGACAGTGAACTACCTTTGTTGAAGTGCTTCTCCTCCCAGCTGCGGGAGAGAGAGTTGCATTCTCTCACCTTTGATGTGCTCACAACGGTTCATCGCCGTCAAAGAGATGTGCACCATCCAGCGAGAAAACACTTGGGCCATGATCCTCCAGTGTTCAGAGCCGGCTGCTGCTACAAGCCAGTGAAAAAGGATGCAACACCCGATCTGCAAACCTCCTCCGTCTGGAGTGAAGCTCCTGTATCCAGAACTAGCCTTTCTGTCACCTCTCTTCCTGGCATGAGAACTGGCAGGCCAAAAGGTTTGTTTGGTCTCAGACAGCAGAGGCATTTAAGGCAAGGGATGAAGGGAGGGCTCTTTGGTTCTGAAACTAGCCCTATTCAAAGTGCCTTTCCCACGGGGCAGCCTTCAGAGAGCGTGATATTTGGCTCCTCAACTTCTGTGGAGGCAGTGATTGAACTGCAGCAGGGTTTGGACCCTAAACTAGAGGCTCGGTTTCCAGagctgggcaggctgctggagTGGATGGTACGCTGGGCTGATAGGAGGTTGCTACTAGGACATCATggcaaaaagaagaaagagaggggaggaggggatggAGGAACAGCTGATGAAGGAGTAGTGATCCGTGTCAAAGCCTCAGCGCCTGCTGTCCTCACTTCTCTCAGCTTGCTTGAGCACAGGTACACTGCTCTACTTGGGACTGACTGCTACAGTGCCCACATCCGAGTTCCAGAAACCCAATGGACTGTAGCTCCTGTGCTGCAACCTGAGGTGGATAGgaagctggagagagagagcagtgttGATACAGGCTACCCGGGATCAGCCAACACTCCCATCACTGGTCTTTATCACAATCTACAGCGAGGAGAACTGTCAAT TGGTTCTCACACAGATGAACCAGAAGAACTGACATTCCACAGGACACCTCTCCCTAATGACCAGGATCAACTGACCTTTGATGCTCAGCAGAGACAATCCAGTTCACAACAACCATCTCTCGATGACTTAGATGTTACACCTGAAAAAGAAG GCAAAAGCAGTGACAGTGAGGGCATGGAAGTGTCGTCCTCTGTTTCCAATAGGACCATCTCTGGAAGCATCTGCACGCCTGAAATG AGTTTAAAGCTTGCAGACCTGGAATTCTCAGAAAATGCTGAAGACTTGTCCAGCTCCACCTCTCT CCACAGTCAAGCTAAAAGACTGCAAGACCCCCCACACCCAGAGCCCCAAGCTCATCCTACTGTCCAGCCTGAGGCAGCGGCCCATGCAGAGCCTTCTGGTTCACCTGGAATGCTGCTCCCCAACACACCTGTGGATCCTCCAAGCCTCCAGCCACAAAGATCCACAGCTGATGCACCCACTGCGGATTCTACAGCTCCCCATCAGCCGCTATCCAATCAGACTCCACAAATGCGACAGCGTCTGGGTGAAGACTTATTCAGATTGGTTCAG AATATCAACTACATGAGCCTGATGGAGGTTTTGGGAGCTTCATTTTCTAACCTGCAACTTGCCCAGCAGAGCTCTTCTTTGGCCCAGTCTAACATGAACACCTCACACCCTGATGTGCCATCATCTTATGCTACCAATTTCATCCCTCAACCAGACGCCTCACCTGTGCAAACCACCATTTCTGTGCCACCTCAGACACAAGCACGTGTGCTAGATCCAAGATCCAACAACCCTCAGTTCAGTCAGGCCCCTGTATGCATGTTTGCAGACCAGCCTGCCACCCAGAGCTCAGGGAAAACCTCTCCAAGAGGCAGCCAGCATCCCACCATCAGGAATCTACCCTCCAATGCTAATGGTGCAGGTGTAAATTATCAG GAAATGCAGCCACTCTCTGTCCAGGCAGTGTCACCAGAAATCCAGTTTCAGGAGAGCAGGAGGTTAATCCCACCCTCACAGGGGCTTCTGGCTACTACTGGCACCAGTCATGCTTTTCACGGTTCCCCGGTGTTACTGCCTTCTAATGATAGCATACATAGTGCTCCTGCTCCCCAGGTCTTGGGCTTGAAATTACTTCAGCTTCATCGTCCTCCATTATCCCAGCAGAATGCCCCACACCATCCTCAAGGCCCCCAGCTGCTTCACACTACAACCTCTGCAACTATAGAAACGCAGCAGCACAAGGTTAAAAACCATGACCAATCCACCTCCATTCCAAAAAGACAACTCAGTTTTAATCCTCCACACGATCCGACTCCCAGGAACTCTCAACACAAGAGTCAGACATCGGAAAGATCTAGGGGGCAAGGGTTCTCCCTACTTCCTCCTGCTTTACCAGCTCATACATCTGCACCAATGCCGGGCATTCGTCTACTGCACTTTCAGCCTGTTCCACACAGTAACACCACGTTCCCCAAACTACCCTTACCACCTTCCTCCAGGCCCGCTACTGTTATTGCAGCTCCGTGGGGAGCCGCACCTATGATCAAGCTTCTACATATAGAATCTGGACCAAAAATG ATGGTTCCCGAGGCAGCACCTTCAGCCCAAATGACCCGTCTCATGTCCATGGAGGAGTTAACAAGTTCAGTGATTGGGAGGCAGATTGCTAAAGAGGCTCGACTGCGATTGCTCAGAGTAGACCCACCTCCTGAAAGCGCTAGAAGAGCTACCACTTTTGCGAGCTCTAACTCCAGCAAGAG gcagaagaggagagaggagaacatGGGGAGGACAAAAAAAGCAGAGGTCACATTCAGACCAAATGAGTCTATCATCCCTACGCAAGAG CCAACAAATGAGCCTGTAAATGAAGAGCCTGCAGCTCCTGAAGAGATCACCCCTGGACAAGATGTTGCCAATTTTGCTCAATTTG GGTCCTTTGACTCTTTGCTGACTGGTCAGAGATTATTGGACAGGGCCGTGTCCACTTCAGCTGAGCTCCATGCCTTTGCTTCCACATGTAAAAGACCCCCAGAGTGCCATGATGCTTTCaccaacacagacacag CTTGTCCTCCCACACTTGTGGATAAAGCTGTGTCTGCCTCTGTGACTTTGAGTAGCCCTAGAT CACAAAGTTCAGGGAATCTGCAGTTTTGCGACAAACACCTTGCTCAAGGAACAGAGGAGACCCCACAGGAGCCAGAGAAGAATTTG GGTCTGGATGGCCGCCAGTTCATAAGTGTCTTGGATCTAGAAGACAAAGACCTGCATCAGGACTTGCCACCCTGTCTTTCCATCCGCCCTTCTTCACCTACTTCTGCTCAGCTTCATGTACTTGCGACTTCTGTTATTAGGAGTGGTGATGCTGCGGATTCACAACCCTTAGTCACAATTCCAGAGGATCTCCACTGGAGATCTCACACAG ATATCCCTGAGGAGTCGCCATCCCTCAGCCACATTGAGCTCACTAGGGATCCAGAGAGAATCACTCCACAAGACGTGGACAGATATCCATCTCACTCTGAAATCTGTCAAGCCATAAAGACCCAGAGCATTGGACCTCACAGTGCCTCATCCTCCACATCTCCTACAGTGTGGTTCTCCTCCCGCCTGTCAGAGCTGGATGCTCAGTTGGCTGCTCTACAGAACATTGCAGACTATCTGGAGATGGACTTTTCCAACTCCAGGATG CTGGTGAACACTATTGAAAAGCTCACACCAGTTTTTGCTCCTGATGTAAAGACTACCAcagcagtaaaaaaaactgtcagaCTGACTGTCCCACACCAAG CATGGCTACCGGGACTGGAAACTTCAACTGAACATGCCtttgaagaggaagaagagaatcAGGAAGAAGAATGTGCCCTTCAAAATGACTCCACTTCTTACAGTCACAATGCTGGTCCTTCCTACCTTCACACCCCTCCAA AAATGAAAGATCAGCTGACTGAAGCATCTGGAATATCTCCTGT ATGGGCAGAGGAGAATCTGGGTCAGACTGGGTTATCCGATACAGCAGAAATCTTAGACGAGTTGGTGAGGGAAGGGTATATATCCCTGACTGACCTGGATCTCTCCAATTCACAGACTGCACACCTTAGCAG CAGGCTGGAAGAGCAACAAATTAGCTGGATGTCACAGAAACGTGTTCTTCCAGAGGATGAGAGGAGAGAGCTGAGGATCTGGATGAGAAGGAAACACAGGGAAAGACTGGCTGTTTatcaaaaacacagagagagccTGAGGGAGAGGGAGCACAAACCTTTTACTACCTCCGGAACAGTG AAATCAGCAAACAAGAATCAAGCAGCCATTTGGAAAACCAGAAAGGATAAAGAAAA GTTAATGCTACTGGAGAAATACAACCAGAGGACCCGGGAAGCCTATTCTTTGGCCAGTGACTTTCCCACCAGTCCCCCAACACTACGCAATTCTTCACACACTGAAGGTTCACCAGTGCCCTTAACTACACGACCCATCTCTGCTCCACCCTCTGGTAGCACTCACAG TGTATCTGCCAATGATAAAAGAAGTCTTAAGTCAGGACAAGCTCAACCCCACCTTCGTCCATGGACTGCTGAGATGCAGGGACGGTCTTCAGAGGATTACTACACGAGACTGGGACTACATAGACCAG TTACTTCTCTGCCAAGGGACCGTATGTCTCAGGTGACCAGACGTGGcatgctctcacacacaaagaGCCACACTAAACTGCACACAGCCAGCCAGAGTGAGGAAGGGCACCTCGGACACCAGAGAAAGACGGGGCCAAACAAAGGTCCTTTAAGAGGGACTGCTGTAGGGAGAGGGATCCTGAGGGAGCAGACGaggatggaagagagagaagag GTTTTGGCTGGAATGTTGGATGAGCAGGATGATGGTGCCAGAGCTGGTGTGTCAGCAATGGACTGGCTGGACAACCTTTCTGAGAGCGCCAGCAGCAGCCTCAGCAAAATAGACTGGGCAGCTATTGAGAGGATGGTGGCTGCAGAGGACGCTTGA